In Vibrio mangrovi, the DNA window CCGAAATCAATGCCAGTTCATCTTTAGTCATATCAGAAGCAGCCTGAACGACTTTCTCTGATGTTTCGATCGCATGTTGTAGCCCTTCCGGGCTATGTTTTACCGTTTCAACAACTTCTTGTAACAGAGTTTCATATCCAGTTTTATGTTTTGGCATAACAAACCTCCCCCAAACCAGATTGACTATTGTTGTGTACTCTCGCTTTAGGTATTCTATGTCGATCTATTAGTATCTGTTCTAACTGAACTCACAAATTCCAAGATAATCGGACATCATCGATGCAAGAACAATATAATCCACAAGAAATTGAGCCTAAAGTTCAAGCGTATTGGGAAGAGAGCAAAACATTCGCTGTCACAGAAGATCCCGCCAAAGAAAAATTTTACTGTTTATCTATGTTTCCGTACCCAAGTGGCCGACTGCACATGGGGCACGTACGCAATTACACTATCGGTGATGTGATTTCCCGCTTCCAGCGACTGCAAGGTAAAAATGTCATGCAGCCAATCGGATGGGATGCATTCGGCCTGCCGGCTGAAAATGCAGCTGTCAAAAATAAAACCGCTCCTGCACCGTGGACATACGAAAATATTGAATACATGAAAAACCAGTTGAAACTGCTGGGATTCGGTTATGACTGGAGCCGGGAATTTGCCACCTGCCGTCCGGAATACTATCGCTGGGAACAGGAATTCTTCACTAAGTTGTATGAAAAAGGCTTAGTGTATAAAAAGACCTCTTCCGTCAACTGGTGCCCGACAGACCAGACTGTACTGGCAAATGAACAGGTAGAAAACGGCTGCTGCTGGCGCTGCGATACACCTGTAGAACAGAAAGAAATCCCACAGTGGTTTATAAAAATTACGGCTTACGCTCAGGAACTTCTTGATGATCTGGAAACGCTGGACGGCTGGCCGGAAATGGTAAAAACCATGCAGCGCAACTGGATCGGCCGCTCCGAAGGGGTTGAATTAAAGTTTGACGTGCCTGACTACGGCTCACTGGAAGTCTATACCACTCGCCCGGATACGCTGATGGGTGTTACTTATGTAGGTATTGCTGCCGGTCACCCACTTGCAACGATTGCAGCACAAAGCAAGCCAGAAGTGGCACAATTTGTTGAAGAGTGTAAAAACACAAAAGTTGCGGAAGCCGAGCTGGCCACGATGGAGAAGAAAGGTATCGATACCGGTCTGAAAGCTATCCATCCACTCAATGGCAGTGAAGTTCCTGTTTATATTGCTAACTTCGTGTTAATGGATTACGGCACCGGCGCCGTAATGGCAGTTCCTGCCCATGACCAGCGGGACTTCGAATTTGCGACGAAGTATGGTCTGGATATCCAACCGGTAATTCAGCCAGAAGACGGCAGTGCTCTCGATATCTCCGCAGCCGCATATACCGAAAAAGGTATTTTGTTCAATTCCGGAGAATTTGATGGCCTTGATTTCAACAATGCTCTGAACGCGATCGCGGACAAACTTGAATCAGAAGGAAAAGGACATAAGACTGTCAACTTCCGTCTGCGTGACTGGGGAGTTTCCCGTCAGCGCTACTGGGGTGCGCCAATCCCGATGGTGACTACTGAAGATGGTGAAGTTCATCCGGTTCCGGCTGATCAGTTGCCGGTTATCCTGCCAGAAGATGTGGTCATGGATGGTGTAACCAGTCCTATCAAAGCAGATAAAACCTGGGCAGAAACAACCTACAATGGTCAGCCTGCATTACGGGAAACGGATACTTTCGATACTTTCATGGAATCATCGTGGTATTACGCTCGTTATTGTTCTCCGCAAGCTGAGCAGATTGTAGATACCGAACAGGCCAACTACTGGTTACCTGTTGATCAATATGTTGGTGGTATTGAACACGCATGTATGCACCTGCTTTACTCACGTTTCTTCCATAAGCTGCTTCGCGATGCCGGTTATCTGTCTTCAGATGAACCGTTCAAGAAACTATTGTGTCAAGGCATGGTTCTGGCTGACGCATTCAGCTTCCAGAACGAAAAAGGAGGCAAAGAATGGGTTTCGCCAACAGAAGTTAAAGTAGAGCGTGACGGAAAAGGTCGTATTGCTTCGGCTGTCGATTCTCAAGGGCGTCAGGTGGAACATTCCGGCATGGTCAAAATGTCGAAATCGAAAAACAACGGTATCGATCCTCAGGAAATGGTCGATAAGTACGGCGCAGATACCGTACGCCTGTTTATGATGTTTGCCTCTCCTGCCGACATGACACTGGAATGGCAGGAATCTGGTGTTGAAGGTGCCAACCGCTTCCTGAAACGTGTCTGGAAACTGGTTCTTGAGCATACGACAAAAGGTAAAGCGTCTGCTGTTGAAGCACAATCGCTGAATACGGCACAGAAAGCATTGCGCCGGGAAGTTCATAAGACAATTGCAAAGGTCACAGATGATATTGACCGCCGTCAAACATTCAACACTGCGATTGCTGCCATTATGGA includes these proteins:
- the leuS gene encoding leucine--tRNA ligase, which codes for MQEQYNPQEIEPKVQAYWEESKTFAVTEDPAKEKFYCLSMFPYPSGRLHMGHVRNYTIGDVISRFQRLQGKNVMQPIGWDAFGLPAENAAVKNKTAPAPWTYENIEYMKNQLKLLGFGYDWSREFATCRPEYYRWEQEFFTKLYEKGLVYKKTSSVNWCPTDQTVLANEQVENGCCWRCDTPVEQKEIPQWFIKITAYAQELLDDLETLDGWPEMVKTMQRNWIGRSEGVELKFDVPDYGSLEVYTTRPDTLMGVTYVGIAAGHPLATIAAQSKPEVAQFVEECKNTKVAEAELATMEKKGIDTGLKAIHPLNGSEVPVYIANFVLMDYGTGAVMAVPAHDQRDFEFATKYGLDIQPVIQPEDGSALDISAAAYTEKGILFNSGEFDGLDFNNALNAIADKLESEGKGHKTVNFRLRDWGVSRQRYWGAPIPMVTTEDGEVHPVPADQLPVILPEDVVMDGVTSPIKADKTWAETTYNGQPALRETDTFDTFMESSWYYARYCSPQAEQIVDTEQANYWLPVDQYVGGIEHACMHLLYSRFFHKLLRDAGYLSSDEPFKKLLCQGMVLADAFSFQNEKGGKEWVSPTEVKVERDGKGRIASAVDSQGRQVEHSGMVKMSKSKNNGIDPQEMVDKYGADTVRLFMMFASPADMTLEWQESGVEGANRFLKRVWKLVLEHTTKGKASAVEAQSLNTAQKALRREVHKTIAKVTDDIDRRQTFNTAIAAIMELMNKLAKAPQDEIQDRAILDEALRAIVVMLSPITPHICFEMWQALGSSDLDHTSWPAHDEKALVEDEKLIVLQVNGKVRGKLTIAADATKEQVESLGLEDENVKRFTDGLTIRKVIYVPGKLLSIVAN